The window GTTGGGTACAATTGGTTGGGTACAATTGGTTGGGTACAATTGGTTGGGTACAATTGGTTGGGTACAATTGGTTGGGTACAATTGGTTGGGTACAATTGGTTGGGTACAATTGGTTGGGTACAATTGGTTGGGTACAATTGGTTGGGTACAATTGGTTGGGTACAATTGGTTGGGTACAATTGGTTGGGTACAATTGGTTGGGTACAATTGGTTGGGTACAATTGGTTGGGTACAATTGGTTGGGTACAATTGGTTGGGTACAATTGGTTGGGTACAATTGGTTGGGTACAATTTGTTGGGTACAATTGGTTGGGTACAATTGGTTGGGTACAATTGGTTGGGTACAATTGGTTGGGTACAATTGGTTGGGTACAATTGGTTGGGTACAATTGGTTGGGTACAATTGGTTGGGTACAATTGGTTGGGTACAATTGGTTGGGTACAATTGGTTGGGTACAATTGGTTGGGTACAATTGGTTGGGTACAATTGGTTGGGTACAATTTGTTGGGTACAATTGGTTGGGTACAATTGGTTGGGTACAATTGGTTGGGTACAATTGGTTGGGTACAATTGGTTGGGTACAATTGGTTGGGTACAATTGGTTGGGTACAATTGGTTGGGTAGTGTTTAAACAAAGTTTATAAGTCGTGCATAGATGTACTATAAATTAGCTAAACTTACCTGAGCAAATGTTCGAAAGCTGTGAATATCCTAATAATTTTACAtgaataactataataatacacGAAACACAATATACTAGTACCTTGTGAATAGTCTTTGTTATGTCGACAAAATAAGTTAATTCGTTTAATTGTTCATTTAGGTGACTTTTCAAAACATGGTTTCTGTCTGTTTGCTAAGAATTTACCTAAACAATATTTTAGGACTGCATCCAGTCCAAATCATCTAGCCAGGATTTGGTTTATGTAACTTCTAATCAGAGGGTTGCAGTTTTGAATCCTGCCTGTGATACTTTTGATAAACCTTATACCTTTCGTTTGCTCAATCTAAATTACCAATCTTTTACAcacaaaactttttatttgacTCATACTGCCTTTAAATCGGAAATTATAACCGGGCTGTTTACATCTTTAGAGAGTGCTAATATGGAAGGATTAAAAATCTAATccaatttatttgttttctttttagttTGCGTCCATCAGACTCGGTCTAATAAGTGCGTGTTTAACCTACTCTTGTCTTGCAGTTTGTACCTTGTAAAATGTCTGTTGGTAAACTGAGAGAGTCGTACTTCAAATTGTTCAGTAGGAATCAATTAGGGTAACCATACGTCTGCTATAAGTTGTACTATTTATATTACCGTTTTACCTTATATATTACAGTGGTACCATATCTACTACAGTAGTACTGTATTTATTACAGTGGTATCATATGTATTACAATTTTATCTTATATATCACAGTTTTACTTTATATATACCAGTGGTATCATATATTGTATAGTGGTACCATATGTATTACAGCATACCGCATATATTATAGTGGTACCGTATGTATTAGAGTAGCACCATATGTATTACAGGGATACCATATGTATTACATTGGTATCGTATATATTACAGTGGCACcatatatattacagtattaccGAATATATTACAGTGGTACTTTATATATTACAGTTGTACCATATATAGTAAAGTTGAATAATGTATTGTACAGTGGTACAAGCAGTATGGCAACTCAAGAGGATGAAGTAATCTCAGCAGAAGACATACAGATCGACATCTCCGCTAGTAGACTAGGTTCTTCTCAAACTTCAAGACACTCAATCAAATGCTTCAAGCACTGCTCCAAATTTGTTTTTTGCTTTGAGTTACCTGACTACTGTCCAGTTTGTAATCTTAGTGTGTTGGGCTCAGAGATACTCGTACCGCCTTCTGTCTACAAATCGCCGTTAGATCACGGTCTAACATCTCAACCAACAGTTCTTGTTAGACCATCAAAAGGCAAAAGTTTTCTTCATGATTATGCGAATGGAGACGACCTACATTGCGGTCTAATGGATGAAAATGGTAAGTTTAGGGAATATGTGAAGTTAGAAATTTTTTCGTTGCTCTCCCGTAAAATTTATAGTGTAAATTGACAAAAAAGGCTGACGGTACAGCTTGTTATTAAAATGAGTGTGTTACTACATTTTCCGTATATTCTCGTATATAAGCTAAAGTAAGAGGTTCTCTTCCTAAACTTAAAGTACTTCAAAGTGTTTGCGAAACATGATATAGTTCTATATCATCTGTCATAGTTCAACTGTTTATAGTCTTATATCATCTGTCATAGTTCAACTGTTTATAGTCTTATATCATCTGTTATAGTTCAACTGTTTATAGTCTTATATCATCTGTTATAGTTCAACTCTTTATAGCCTTATATCATCTGTCATAATTCAACTGTTTATAGTCTTATATCATCTGTTATAGTTCAACTGTTTATAGTCTTATATCATCTGTCATAGTTCAACTGTTTATAGTCTTATATCATCTGTCATAGTTCAACTGTTTATAGTCTTATATCATCTGTCATAATTCAACTGTTTATAATCTTATATCATCTGTTATAGTTCAACTGTTTATAGTTCTATATCATCTGTCATAATTCAACTGTTTATAGTCTTATATCATCTGTCATAGTTCAACTGTTTATAGTCTTATATCATCTGTTATAGTTCAACTGTTTATAGTTCTATATCATCTGTCATAATTCAACTGTTTATAGTCTTATATCATCTGTCATAGTTCAACTGTTTATAGTCTTATATCATCTGTCATAGTTCAACTGTTTATAGTCTTATATCATCTGTTATAGTTCAACTGTTTATAGTCTTATATCATCTGTTATAGTTCAACTCTTTATAGCCTTATATCATCTGTCATAATTCAACTGTTTATAGTCTTATATCATCTGTCATAGTTCAACTGTTTATAGTCTTATATCATCTGTCATAATTCAACTGTTTATAGTCTTATATCATCTGTCATAGTTCAACTgtttatagttttatatcaTCTGTCATAGTTCAACTGTTTATAGTCTTATATCATCTGTCATAGTTCAACTGTTTATAGTCATATATCATCTGTCATAGTTCAACTGTTTATAGTCATATATCATCTGTCATAGTTCAACTGTTTATAGTCTTATATCATCTGTCATAATTCAACTGTTTATAGTCTTATATCATCTGTCATAGTTCAACTGTTTATAGTCATATATCATCTGTCATAATTCAACTGTTTATAGTCTTATATCATCTGTCATAATTCAACTGTTTATAGTCTTATATCATCTGTCATAGTTCAACTGTTTATAGTCTTATATCATCTGTCATAGTTCAACTGTTTATAGTCATATATCATCTGTCATAGTTCAACTGTTTATAGTCTTATATCATCTGTCATAGTTCAACTGTTTATAGTCTTATATCATCTGTCATAGTTCAACTGTTTTATTTTAGACTTTTCAGCAACTGCGTGTAGTCTAACAACATGTCCTTGTTGACTATAGTGAAAACCTAACAGCTTACTCTTTTGATATGCtataaagctttaaaaaattgtttatctGCTTATCGTTATGTCAGTCATGCAGGTCAGTCAGTCATTTGTCAGCAGATTCAATCGCTGTCATTCAGCTGCACTCTGTATATCGAGTCCTAGACATGAACAAAATGTATAATCGATGATTAGTGATCCTACTCGTGAACACTTGCTATCCCAGATGATTTGAACCAATTTTTTATTTACCACTTTTAATAGACTACGCGTATTCATTATAAGCATACAACTGCTGATTGCATCATGCTGTATAGTGTTATATTCACAGACTAGGAGCTTTTGCACTTGCAAATATGTCATCAACACTTATTTGCATTGAGAAGGGTACATAATGAACTTATTGATAATCTAATTGAAGACATGATATTTAGtagtatgcatgtatgtatatgtatatacatgtatatacatatacatgtatatacacgtatacaaGTAGATAAAATAGACATGACTAGAACATCAGTGCTCTGCTAGTTAATAAGTTAGTAATAAGTAAAGTGTTAAGTAAGGATGTCTTCTTATCATTGTAAACTTTCTTCAGCCACTCGTAGTTTCCTACATCCACACTCATCAGGCCGTAGCGTTCAGAATTTCAACATTAAAGCCGGATGAATGTGGGTGTATGAAGTCGCGTATGAAGCTGTTGGTAGCTGAGAAGATCTAAGATAAGTTAACCTTTATGATTAACTAATATAGGTATATAAGTAGTAAATAGTTAACTAggtatatagttatataattagtaaatcttattttattataactaatACACTGACATTCTCGTGTTCTATGAGAGATcggcaggtgtaataactatacatacaattattctgcAACCATAATGTGTGGTTAACTGGTTCAGGTGGTTGCATGCTGAAAGTCGCGAATTTGAATCGTGTATGACCCAATCTTTTTCCAACATCCAGCCATGGATGTTCAcgcctcttattatagtaaagattcaaTTATGTAGCTACAGTTTGTCTCTCGCATGCACAATTGTCAGTAGTTCGGAAGACAGTTGATTGCACAAACAATAAACAattcatttttgtaaaattcaaTTTACTCATTTTATCGGTGActctatatgtaatatattgaaTTCCCATTTTGAGTTTGACTTCGCAAAAACACTTGAAATACTGTAAGTACTGTCAGGCAGAGAACTCAATACTAAAGCAACTGCGGTAGAATGAGTATAATATCTAGAaactatgtgtatatacatacatgtatatacatttatgtatatacatacatgtatgtatatacatgtatgtatatacatgtatatgcacacatgtacatacttgatgtatgtacacgtatgtatatatatgtatatacatgtatatatatagtatatagtctGCGCATTTCCTCAgttttcagctactgtcagttttaaCAATACAGTATTTCTTCTCATCAAGCTGTACTCCTGATGAAAGGAAAGACAGCATCATTCAAACTGACATAAATACCATTGGTACAGAAAATGCAAGGTAATAGGCAGCAGCACAAAGTTTAAGGTTCAGCATATTAAATTATAGCATCGTGTATGTAATTCTTCAATGTGTTAGACATaaaacacttacatgtattattatatctaaAAAGTTACGGTATTGTGATTTGTGTACTTGATATTCTTTGTCATGCTCATTTTATTGGAAAGTTCATTGCTTGATTGTTGAAGGACTGGTACATGACTTCACTGAGAACGGTCTGAGCACCTCAGAAGAATGGCTCAACTGCATCCATGCTCCGATAGATTATTCACCTACTTTAGTGCCAATGAATACACGATTATGTAAACTGAAAACAGATTGGCTAGCCAAGAATGTCAGGTGAATTCAGTAAATCCACCTATTGTacaatataattcacatactgtTCACGACTGTTTGGATTATTTAACCATTCCAGATGAATTTGCATTTTACTGTGATGCTGTGTAATCATTTTGTGCCATCTTTATTGTTGTGGCTTGCAGGTACCACCCTGAGACAGCTAACTGTTTCGGTTTTGTATTGTTTTGTCTACGAGGTCTCGGTCTATACACAGATATGAATGAGGAAGAATTTATTTCGGAAGTTATCATTCCTCGCACCAGTGAGGCGGCTCGCTATATAGCTATTTATAGGCAGCTGGTGAGTGGAGGTGGAATATTGGTTCAACAAACACAAAACTGATTAGTCACACTTTGTACAGTATTCTTCAACAGCACCACATGACGGCAGCGTTTGTCACCAGCCTGAGACTTTCTTGATTATACATAAATCACATTATTTTTATACCGAGACACACTCAGCTGTATGTTCAGAAACATGCATGGTGTTATTCCTTGATAAAACATCTTTTGATTTTATTAAATGGTTTTTGTAGACAATCATTAAGTTTATTGTGACTCTAAAGTCTAGCTAAGTCATCGTTAGTCATTAATACCAGTTTAGAGATATGAGAAACTTTTATATAGAATTGGCATTATCCCTTATTCCTCCCCCTCAGTTAGACTTTCTTCAGATACAagaaaaagtttcttcaaagacAGTCATTTATTATTCGTAAAAGCATAATGTCATACTTTGCAGTAGAACATGTTTTCATGCCTTTTGCTTGGCTAGTCAAACTGATATAATTTACTGTTTTGTCACCTTTATTGGATCACTTTGGAATTCCATCTTTTCAGTGCAATGCTGAGCATGCCACTACTGTTATACATTCTGTTGTATCTAGTAATAGATGTATCTATTTAATAAGGTTTTATACAAACGACTATGTATCATTCTTATATAAGTTATTGTACATAAATTGCAGacattttcaaaacatttcaACTAATAAAACTTTTTCGGATTTATTTGTGCAGGATTCTCACCACCATATAAAATCACTATGACTgaagattaacattcaaatgtTTCATTTTGAACAGTTATGACATACACATATTTGCCATTTAAGTATAAAGAGAATTGTGGCTAGTTTTTGTTGTTAGGAGCTTGGTTGGTTTATACATGCAAAAATTTCTTTacttaaaaactttttacacTTAGTGagctatttatatatacatgtactaaattaggagttgtctatACATATTAGATTAGGAGTTGTTTATACATACTAAATTAAGagctgtatatacatattaaatTAGGAGCTGTCTATACATACTAAATTAGGAGCTGTCTATACATACTAAATTAGAAGTTGTCTATACATACTAAATTAGGTATCTGTTTGTGCATGGGTAAGTTATTGCTGTAGGTTGACAGCATGCATTTCATATTTGATGTAATATTATAACTTATCAGCTGTACAAgagtaaatattaaaatttgagTTCGGTTTGAATCAGATGCATATGCACACCATGACAGGGACATCAAATCTTAGTAGTTATTGGATCACAGCGACCTAACGTAGTAAATCTGTTTACCGATATTTACTCGCATTTCTTCGGGGCTAGTCTATGCAAGAGTGAAGGCTCAAGATGATGTCAAACACAATTGTGGCCCAACAGATAATAATTTAGGATTTATGTCAGTCCCAAACTGGTCTTCAAAGTAGTCCTACTCTAAAAATTTGATCTCTATATGAGATGTTGAGTCATTTTTAACTTCCCAATAACTTGTAACACAATTATGTTAAATGGTTAAAATTTATGGTCCTAATTTAGAGTGTAAAATAAAGCTCTACGGATGGTTTTGATGCTCTCCTGTTGTTGGTCGAATTACTAATAATCTTGTATTATACATTGATGGGTGTAACGGCCAGCCTCAATTCAAAGGCTGATGCTATGCATTTGATGGCTATATAGTTTTTCCTCACCTTTGAAAATGAGAAGTTGTACGTAAtccttttttaaaaagaatGTTGGAGAGTTATGTGTTAGATGACATCACGCACAACTCTTTTGCCTAATAATTTTAGGATAACTCAAATCTTTTCTGCCATTTTTAGACTCACTGGGAATTTGTAATCAATATTAtatgaattctattaattttttaaaagaaacttttTTCAGAAATGTGCAATAAATGCATAGTATAAGTAATTTTCATTTATGTGGTTCCCTCATTTGCCTTTCATTTCACATTGTAATAAAGGAGTTGCATacttacaaaatataaaatgggAGAAGAACACTAAGCAGTTTTGGAGTACCTTTCTCTAACTTGGTATCAATTAAAAGATTAATTCTCTGCTCATCAAAATAACCTTCTCGCTTTTTCAGAATGCCCGTTGGCTATACAGCTTTGTGGTGTTTCAAGTCTGTACTCAAAAACAAGCAATCACACTTCGCTTACTAACTTTCACAAATTATAATTTTTGCATCTACTGTTTTTTTTACAACTAAACTCAGCAATACATGTACGTAGGAATGTTTGTACCTTAAAAGATCTCAATTATATCTGTATCTGATAGTTGTATTTCCTGCAATATATCTTATTATTAGAGTTCTTGGTGTTTTCCAGAAAATAGAATGATGGAGACAAAGGTATCAGAATATATTTTGGATGAATACACTTTGCTTGTATCTCAAGAGtcacaaattattttaaagaGAGTCTGATTGGCCATCCGCTATAGGCGCTGCCTACGATCGCTGCGATGCAAGCAGACATTTGCGTACACCGCACATTCTTTCTGTGAAGCCTGAAAATGCCAATGCGCGTAAACAGTGGGATTCTTCAAAGGGTTCACACAATGACACCTGAACATGGGAGTTCACAGGTTCAGAGAACAATGGATCGGTGCACACCAGTATCTGCCCGCAGCGTTTGAATCGCGGGGAACGTCTATAGCTGAGGTGTCAATGCTGTGGAGATGCGTCGAGTTGCAGGACTCTGGTTGGTGGAATCTCCAGCTCAGTGTTGACTTTTGAATTGATATACTGATGCAGTAACATCCTTAGTTCGGCATTCTGGGTCCGCAGAGCATCTGTTTCTGTCAGTAACGAAGCTCTGTTTTTTAGTGTTTCACTGCAAATAAGgattttatttacattattattgACACTTGATGAAATGTATCATCTAATGGTTCTCATGCATTCTTGGAGTTAACAATCATtgtaaaaaaatgcaacagcaAATCCTTGCCACGACGGCGATCGCATTGCTAGGCTCAGAGAAGCAGGCCAATAGTCAGCGAGCTCAAATTTTGAGGTATGATCTCAAACCAGCAGCAACTATGGCACAAATATAGGTGCTGCCGTAAGAACTCTAAACTAATATTCCCAAAAGTACActttttttcttaaaacttgtactatatgaatatatatcaaAACCCTTGTAGTACCTAGCAAGATACCTGTATTTATCAAGGGAGTCTATGAGCGCGTCCCATAACTTCTCCTTTTTAGGGTTGATGACCTGAGTGTACTTCTCCCAATAAGCAGCATCATCTGTGCTATCCCTGCCATCTGCATTCGTTATCTTGAACTGGGGTTGCTTACCCGCAGTTGTCCTGAAACAGACAGAAATCTCTACATACCATCATTAGTACTGGACTCATTTACCTGTGAACAATGCAGACTTGAGCATTGGAATTTTGCTTCCAAATTGATATGATTGATTAGTGTTGAAACAGAATTTTAAACCTGAAACCTGAACACCAGCAGCAAAGCGGAGAAAGTTCTAGAAAGCAAAAGATGTGTATGCATAATAGGCTAATGACTAAAGTCTCATTCTGAGCAgaagtaaaaaatttatattgttTTCCTTATTTGATGCCATcccataaatataaaaatacatattgtatCTTTTGGAGAATTATTTGGGCAAAAATAGCATTCAGTGAGGCTGGTTGTTCACTACTGTGTTCATAAAGATATACATAGTAAATTTATGAACTCTTTTTGAAAGCACTATAGAGCAACATAAATCACCGACATGGAGAGCAACGGGTGAAAGATCATCGCCGTACCGTTTGAAGAAATATAACAGACAAACAGCAATAAGTTTAATATTTCAGGTGTGATTTGTACTTACACAATAGTCCTTGTGTCCTCAACAAAAGCCCTCAAACCTTTCAGGCAGTCATTTGGATGAATAAGTTGTGCTTGCAGAGACTGGCTGGCACCCGAGTGAATAGATTGGGCATCCGCTGTGTCCGCAAGAGCAGCCAACTCCTTTTCTTCGTCATCTTCCTGTTTGAGTACAGCAATGATTCTAGCAGTTAAGTAGATCTTTTACTCACATAAAACATTCATATCTTTAgaagatttattttatttcagttttatttaaagttaAGTAAGATAATTTACAAGAGTCGTAAATACGCAAAATATGGAAAGGACAATTTTGCGGGTGACATTAGCACATCCCGCTACTCGCTAAACACAAGTTGTTGGATTAGAAGTTTATAACAACACTGAACAACGATATGGTGGAAATTTCAAGATGTgaatttcaagatttttcagTTTCTGCGTTTGCTttcataatgcatattttaGCATTCAAGATAAATTACTTTTTGGCCTATTTTTAAGCATCATAAGATTTTAATGATTAaatctttaatatttttgtttcttgaAAGGTTGTAATCGTTCCGATCTGTATTAATCTCAATAATTTGGTTTATTTAATCACATGTCTTTCTAGTCACGTGACATCCTTTTACCTCAGCTGCTGCATTCATTTCTGCCATCAATGGAGACTCAGCAGGCACAACAGGTGACTGTTTGTCCGGCATCGAGTCTGTGAAGTATGTAGCGAGTCTATAGATGTCATCTTCATGCTCAATGTGCAGCGCTGCAAAGATGGCGTCCAGCTTCATGAGCGACTGATCATCTTTATCGAGGGGTGCAAGCAGCTTCAGTAGCTTAGACTCGACAAGGAAACCCTAAAACATGTGGTGACAACTCTTAATGCTACACAAATACTGAAACAAAACTGAGTTGTAGGTTCTGCTAGACACAGTGTTGATAAAAGCGTACAGAAATATTCTGTCATCATATAAAAAGCAATTTATTTTGCTGTCACTTGACATTTCTCTTGAAATGTTACTAACTTTCTGTACATGTGGATGTTTATTCATAGAGCGTTGCTTAATAGACTGTCATTTATAATGATGTGGTTTGATTACGCAGCAGTCTACAAAAGACATCGCTACGACAGTTACTATCGCTAGCAGCTACCTTTTATTT of the Watersipora subatra chromosome 4, tzWatSuba1.1, whole genome shotgun sequence genome contains:
- the LOC137393822 gene encoding MKRN2 opposite strand protein-like; protein product: MATQEDEVISAEDIQIDISASRLGSSQTSRHSIKCFKHCSKFVFCFELPDYCPVCNLSVLGSEILVPPSVYKSPLDHGLTSQPTVLVRPSKGKSFLHDYANGDDLHCGLMDENGLVHDFTENGLSTSEEWLNCIHAPIDYSPTLVPMNTRLCKLKTDWLAKNVRYHPETANCFGFVLFCLRGLGLYTDMNEEEFISEVIIPRTSEAARYIAIYRQLVSGGGILVQQTQN